The sequence TGAATCTCATCAAGTTCTTTTCAGGGTTGGGAAAGAAAAAGGAAGGGAAGCAGCTGAAATACTCGAAAGAGGAGGAATAATAACAAACATGAACATGGTGCCAGGAGATGAGCATCCAGCGCGCCCATCTGGAATAAGGCTTGGAGTGCAGGAGATAACTAGGCTTGGGATGAAAGAAGGAGAAATGGAAGAAATTGCCGAGTTTTTCCACAGATTGCTTATAAAGGGTGAGGATGCGAGCAGGGTAAAAGAAGATGTTTTTGCTTTCAAGAAAAATTACAGAAAGATACATTATTGCTTCTATGGTAAAGATCCTTATGAATTCATAGAGATAATAAAATGAAAATAGCATTAACTGGCACACCTGGCACAGGAAAAAGCAGTGTTGCAAATTTGCTTGAAAAAAAAGGATATAAGGTTATCAGAATAGATGATATATATGAAAAATTTGTTGTTGGTTATGATGAGGAAAGGAAAAGCAAAATAGTTGATGAGAAAAAAATGGATAGAGAAATAAAGAAGATTAAGGAAGAGGGTGTGCTTATAATAGAAGGACATTTAAGCCATCTTTTGAGCGTTGATGGAGTAATTATTTTAAGATGTAATCCTGAAGAGCTTAAGAAAAGATTAGTTAAAAAAGGATGGGATGAAAAGAAAATAAGGGAAAATCTTGAAGCCGAAGCATTGGATATTATTCTACAGCGAACATTGCAGAAACATGAAAGAGTATGGGAAATAGATGTAACAGATAGAAGCAGTGAGGAGGTTGCTGAAGAAATAGATAAGATAATTAGGGAAAAATTGCCGCCACGCTATGGAAAAGTTGATTATAGCAACTGGTTGATTGAAAATGCTTGATAGATATAGAAGCAAGGTTGAAAAAATAATAAATCCAATTGCAAAGAAAATAAATTTAGAGGCAAATTTCCTTAGCTATCTTTCCCTTCTTTTTGCTTTTTTTGCTGGAATTTCAGCATATTTCTCATATGATTTTCCCTATCTCTTGCTCCTCTCTTCATTTTTTTTAATTATGAATGGCTTTCTTGATGCTCTTGATGGAGAAATTGCAAGAATTAAAAAAGAAGCCAGCGCAAAAGGTGATTTTGTAGACCATGCAATAGACCGTTTCTCAGATGCCTTCATCATAGGGGGCATAGCTCTCTCTCAGTGGATAAATAAATCTCTCGGAATATTTAGCATTACAATAATCTTTTTAATAAGTTATCTTGGCACCCAGGCGCAGGCAGTTGGCTATAAAAGAGTTTACTCCGGCCCGCTGGGGAGGGCTGATAGGATTATAATTCTTTTTTTTGCCTTAATAATTCAATTTTTTATTCGATACAAGCTTTTTGGCTTCTTTTTCATGGAATGGGTGATGCTCTATTTTATTTTTGCTGGAATTTTTACAGTTGTCCAGAGATATTTTGAAATAATGAAGTGGTTCGATAAATGAACAATAAAATTTATCTTTGGTTTTTTTTATTTTACCATGAAAAAATTATTAGTGCTTGTTGCTTTCCTTTTGTTTGTAAATTCAATAAACGCAATTCCCGTGAATGAATGGGAAAGAAATGTTGTCTATAGAAATATAACTCTTTTTGCTCCTGCAGTTGCGGAAATAAATGGAGAAAGCGTTGGAGTGCTTACTGAAATAAATGTTACGATGATGAATGGCTCAGGGAATGTATTTGTAACAACAAAACCAATGACACAGCTTGATATGCAGGGCTCCGCAAAACTTGCTGTATTTGTTGCCTGCTCACTTGCTGGAAAAGATGCAAAAGATTATGACTTCATATTCAGGGTTGTTTCCTCCTCGCCCATCGTCGGCGGCCCATCCGCGGGCGCAGTGATGACAGTTGCTGCGGTTTGCTTGCTTGAGAATTTGAGTGTTAGCAATGATGTTATAATGACAGGAATGATAAATCCAGACGCAAGCATTGGCCCAGTTGGAGGAATTCTTGAAAAAGGAGAGGCTGCTGGCAGTGCGGGCTTTAAATATTTTTTAATTCCAAAAGGGCAGAGCATACAATATAAGACGGTTGAGGAAAAAATTGGCTTTTTAACAATATATAGGAGCGTGCCAGTTAATGTATCTGAAGAGCTTTATAAAAAATACGGGATGAATGTTATAGAAGTAGAGGATATAAATGAAGCACTTGCTTATTTCACTGGTTTCATGTTTGAAGAGAAGAAATCCGATGTGCCAATAATATCTTCGGATTTTTATAGAGAAATAATGAAGCCAATGGAGGAAAAGGTTATAGAGGAAGCGGAAGAGATGTATGAAAAAGCTGAAGAAAATTTAAGCAAAACATCTTTACCATTAGGATGGCCATGGTATAATCCTCGTAGCATAGTTTCAAATTCTCTGGAAAATGCAAGAAAAAATCTTGATGAAGCAAGAAATGCATTATATAATGAATTTTATTATTATGGGATAAGCAAGGCATTTCAATCAAAAATAAACTCACTTTTTGTAATATATGCCTGCAATTTTTACAATGGTAAAGGAATTGAAGAAATAAGGAAGGAAGTAGAAGAAATTGTTAATAAGAGCATTTCAGATATGAAAAATGCGGAAATAAAAGGGCTTGAAAGTTTGCAATGCATTGGCTCAGCCCAGAAAAGAATTCTTGAAGCAGAAGAATATTTAAATAAAAGCGGAGATGATCTGTCTGTGCTATATAACCTTGCATATGCAAAGGAGAGATGTTTAACTGCTTACTGGTGGATGAATTTGAGCAATTATTTCAATGAGAGTTATAATATAAATGAAACATGGATAAAGGAAATTGCAGAAGAATATTATGAATATGCCCAGGATATTTTTTCATATGCAAATATTTTGAGCCAAGAGACGGGTTATTCAAGCAATTTTATAAGTAAGGCAAATGAAGCTCTTTCAAGAGCTAATGAGCAAAAAGAAGAATTTCCCTCAGCAAGCTTATTTAATTCTCTTGAATCAATAGCAAATTCAAATCTTGCAATAGAAATGATTGGTGTAAATGATTTGAGTGATAAGTTGAATAGAACAAGAGAAATGGCAAGTTATGCAATTCAGAAAGCAAGAGATGCCGGAATAGAGCCAATATTAGCAGTAAATTATAATGAATTTGCAAGAAGCATTGAAAGTGATGCATTAAATTCACTGGTTTATTATAAATATGCTTACATAATAGCAAATACTCTTTGCCTTTCAAAAGGATACAATGCTATAGGAATTGAAAAAGTAAATATAAATGCACCACTTCCCGAAGAAAATAAAGAAACTAAAGATAAAAATCAGTTATTTGCTGTGGCATTTATTTCTTTAATCGGTGGAATTTTAGTTGGTATTCTTTTCGCGACAAGGAAATATGAATAAAAATTGCTAAGAAAGAAAAATTTTATATTCAAAGAAGCGTATCTCCTTTCATGTGGGATATAGTCGGGCCATACTTTGAAAAATATCCTGCAAGAGCAAGAGTTGCAAATCTTCTAATTTCGTATGGGTTAAGCGTGGATAAGAACGGTAACATTTATTGTGGAAAAGTAAAAATTTCTAATTCAGCGATTGCAAGAGCACTAAAATTAGATAAAAGAACAGTAGACGGAACGATAAAAATGATAATTAAAGAGCCGTTTTTAAGAAAAATATTTTCAAATTTACAACCTATTTGCAATTTAAAATTTGCGGCATCAGTCATTAGAGAGTGGGATGTAGTGGAAATTTCCGTTGAAGATACTCATAAGCCAGGGCTTCTGGCGCCGATTGCGGCGCTGATCGCGAAAGAAGGAGTGAGCATAAGGCAGGTGGTTATAGGATACAGAGAGGATAGTTGGGAGGAAATAGTTTATTTGATTACTGAAAACCCAATCCCAGAAAAAACATTTAGAAAAATTAAGGATATAGAGGGGGTTAAAGAAGTAAGGCATCTCATTTTTTAATCTTTAATGTATAAATATAGCACATTAATGCAGTATGGAATACATCAATATCAAAAAATTTGTTTTTTCATATTAATTCCATCAAAAAACTTTTTATAAAGAAAATTTTATAGTTTTGGAGGCAGATAAAATGAAAGGAAAAATCGTATTAAGCATTGGGGTTGTGCTGGCAATGTTAGTGAGTTCTATAGCACCTATAGCAAGCTCTTTTGAGCTAGGAGAAACTATTACAAAAGAGCCAAGAGAAGTAAGAATGAAATTTGATTTCCTTATGCCAAAATTGAACAATGTGATGCTTTCTGGAAAAACTTATTCAGTTGTTGATATGGGATTGCCTACTATAGGAAATGCTGGGGAGCCAGAAATACCAGTAAAGCCAGTAAATGTATTACTTCCATATGGAGCTGAACTAAAGGAAATAAAAGTTATTGCGGATGAGCCAATTTTGATTGGAAAAGCCAAAATTACTCCAAAGCCATCATTAATTCCCATTGGAGAAAATGACTTTGTTTTAGTTGCAGAAGAGAATGAAGAAATATACAATTCAGACGAAATTTATCCTGGCTATCTATACAAGGAAGTAACAACTCAATATTTCAGGGGCTTTCCAGTAGTTACAATAAATTTATATCCAGTTCAGTGGAATCCATTGACTGAGGAGTTATATCTCTATCCAAACATGGAACTTGTTGTTGAATTGAAAGATGGGCAAGTAAATGAGCTATTCAGAGGAACAGAAGTTGATAGGCAGGAAGTTACAAAAATGGTTGATAATCCAAGAGAAGTTTTAACATATCCATTGCTTCCAAGCCATTCATGTGAATATGTTATTATAACAAATGAAGCGTTGAAAAATGCACCAGGCCCATATAATTTCCAGGCATTGGCAAATTCAAAAATTGCAAAAGGAATGAATGCAACAATTGTAACTGTTGAATGGATATATTCAAACTTTGGTGGAGTAGATAATCCAGAAAAAATAAGGAATTTCATAAGATGGGCGTATCAGGAATGGCATACTCAATATGTATTGCTTGGAGGGGATGCAGATGCTGGAAATGAAATTGTTCCAGTAAGGAGGCTTTGGAATGAAACATATTTTGGAAATTACAAAGCACACATACCATCTGATTTATACTATGCATGCTTAGATGGAAGTTATAATAGTGATGGCGACAGCTACTGGGGCGAGCCAACTGATGGAGAAGGAGGAAAAGATGTTGATTTAATTGCAGAAGTATATGTTGGCAGGGCACCAGTTGATAATGCAGCAGAGCTTGCAAACTTTGTAAGAAAAACACTTGAATATGATAGCTCGCAGGATCCTTATCTAAATAAAGTTTTGCTTTGTTCGGAATATGTTGGATTTGGAGGAATTGCAAATTATGGCTCAGTTTTTAAGGAAGAAATGAGAAATGGCTCAAATGCAAATGGCTACTATACAGTTGGTATTCCCGGAGATGAATACACTATTTTAGCATTGCATGACAATGAAACCTTTACTTGGAGTGTTGAACAATTAAAAGAGATAATAAACAGTGGCATCCATATAATAAACCATTTGGGACATGGAACAATCTCTACTCTAATGAAAATGGTTTCAAGCGATATAGCATCTTTGGAAAATGAAGGAAAATATTTCTTCCTATATACGCAAGCATGTCTTTCTGGAAACTTTACTTATAATGACAGCATAGCGGAAAAACTCGTTAAAAGTGAGAATGGAGCATTTGCAGTTATAACAAATGCTGATTATGGTTTTGGAAGAAGATGGACAACCGATGCCCCAAGCCAGGCATATGATAGAGAATTCTTTGATGCGGTATATGGAGAAAATATAAGGGAGATAGGAAAAGCAAATCAGGATTCAAAAGAAGATAATTTATATCGCTTGCAGGAAGACGGGATGAGATGGTGCTATTATGGATTAAATCTGCTTGGTGACCCTGAAATCGCAATAAAGGCGGGAGCAGTATATAATCATGATGTAGGCGTAAAATCAATAAATGAGCCAAAGGGAAAAATATCAACAGGAACGCATGCTATAAATGCAACAATTGAAAATTCAGGATTGAGCAATGAAGTTAGAGTCGATGTATTTTGTTCCATATACAAGCTCGACAAGGTCATCCACTTCTTTGATGATATGGAAAGCGGCTCAGCCAACTGGACGGTAATAGACAAAGATGGCGACGGCCATACCTGGACAATTTCTACAGCAAGATATAAGAGTCCAACCCACAGCTTTAGATGCACGGATTATACTACATACCTCCCGAATTCAATAGATGAACTTGTTTCCAAGGCAATTGACCTTAGCTCAGTTGATAATGCGATTTTGGAATTCTGGTATTGGGCGAAGAATGACTGGCTCACATATGCACACATGCCCTATGGTGACTATCTTACAGTTTATTTGAGCAGTGATGATGGTGTAACATGGGTGGAAGCAAAAACTTACATTACTTATACCTCCGAAAATTGGTGGTTAATGA is a genomic window of Thermoplasmatales archaeon containing:
- a CDS encoding adenylate kinase family protein; its protein translation is MKIALTGTPGTGKSSVANLLEKKGYKVIRIDDIYEKFVVGYDEERKSKIVDEKKMDREIKKIKEEGVLIIEGHLSHLLSVDGVIILRCNPEELKKRLVKKGWDEKKIRENLEAEALDIILQRTLQKHERVWEIDVTDRSSEEVAEEIDKIIREKLPPRYGKVDYSNWLIENA
- a CDS encoding CDP-alcohol phosphatidyltransferase family protein; protein product: MLDRYRSKVEKIINPIAKKINLEANFLSYLSLLFAFFAGISAYFSYDFPYLLLLSSFFLIMNGFLDALDGEIARIKKEASAKGDFVDHAIDRFSDAFIIGGIALSQWINKSLGIFSITIIFLISYLGTQAQAVGYKRVYSGPLGRADRIIILFFALIIQFFIRYKLFGFFFMEWVMLYFIFAGIFTVVQRYFEIMKWFDK
- a CDS encoding amino acid-binding protein, with translation MWDIVGPYFEKYPARARVANLLISYGLSVDKNGNIYCGKVKISNSAIARALKLDKRTVDGTIKMIIKEPFLRKIFSNLQPICNLKFAASVIREWDVVEISVEDTHKPGLLAPIAALIAKEGVSIRQVVIGYREDSWEEIVYLITENPIPEKTFRKIKDIEGVKEVRHLIF